The Streptomyces sp. Je 1-332 genome has a window encoding:
- a CDS encoding serine hydrolase domain-containing protein has protein sequence MTTSLIRQVIPRPRETTTAVHGTTAPGFASVRHYFERACRDAGPPGSQGAALAVERDGELVVDLWHGRADPVTWTPWTGDTLQPLLTGSHGILATAVLLLADMGALELDRPIAEYWPEFAARGKGAVTLRDVLTFTARLPGMATGLGQRDIEDPYMMAALLELHGLEEDPRAGGVLHGPGTAGWITAEVIRRVDGRDLDLFFLEEIAGPLGVDIHFGLVPDQLPNAARISYDAGFGARVPMPAGGAGDSGADLFERVWNNPPPLPADAEVWSETRRRYAVIPSLGAYASARGLARLQGILAADAVRTPGEEPLLLSRRTLDQARSFWVEGLDPLLGGISAYGEGGLQLLDAGRHPTVCSGAFGHQGPGGVSYRAWPQAGAGAAWICSRLTAGPGAGVLDEVARALRTA, from the coding sequence ATGACGACCTCTCTGATCCGGCAGGTCATCCCCCGGCCACGGGAGACGACGACCGCCGTTCACGGCACCACGGCTCCCGGGTTCGCGTCCGTGCGCCACTACTTCGAACGGGCCTGCCGGGATGCGGGTCCGCCCGGTTCCCAAGGAGCCGCGCTGGCGGTCGAACGAGACGGCGAACTGGTCGTCGACCTGTGGCACGGCAGAGCCGACCCGGTCACCTGGACACCGTGGACCGGCGACACCCTCCAGCCGCTCCTGACGGGCTCCCACGGAATCCTGGCCACGGCGGTCCTGCTGCTCGCCGACATGGGCGCGCTGGAACTGGACCGGCCGATCGCCGAATACTGGCCGGAGTTCGCGGCGCGCGGCAAGGGCGCGGTGACGCTGCGGGACGTGCTCACGTTCACCGCCCGGCTGCCGGGCATGGCCACGGGCCTCGGCCAGCGGGACATCGAGGACCCCTACATGATGGCCGCGCTGCTCGAACTGCACGGCCTGGAGGAAGACCCCCGGGCCGGCGGCGTGCTGCACGGGCCGGGGACCGCCGGGTGGATCACCGCCGAGGTGATACGCCGGGTCGACGGCCGCGATCTCGACCTGTTCTTCCTGGAGGAGATCGCGGGCCCACTGGGCGTCGACATCCACTTCGGCCTCGTCCCCGACCAGCTGCCGAACGCGGCGCGGATCTCGTACGACGCGGGCTTCGGCGCCCGGGTGCCGATGCCGGCCGGCGGGGCGGGTGACAGCGGGGCGGACCTCTTCGAGCGGGTGTGGAACAACCCGCCCCCGCTTCCCGCGGACGCCGAGGTGTGGAGCGAGACCCGGCGGCGCTACGCGGTCATCCCCTCGCTGGGGGCGTACGCCTCGGCCCGCGGTCTCGCCCGGCTGCAGGGGATCCTGGCCGCGGACGCCGTAAGGACCCCGGGCGAGGAGCCGCTGCTGCTGTCCCGCCGCACACTCGACCAGGCGCGGAGCTTCTGGGTCGAGGGTCTGGATCCGCTGCTCGGCGGGATCAGCGCGTACGGCGAGGGCGGCCTCCAGCTCCTCGACGCGGGCCGTCACCCGACCGTCTGCTCCGGCGCCTTCGGTCACCAGGGTCCCGGCGGAGTCTCCTACCGGGCCTGGCCGCAGGCCGGGGCCGGGGCCGCCTGGATCTGCAGCCGGCTGACGGCGGGGCCGGGCGCGGGGGTCCTGGACGAGGTGGCGAGGGCGCTGCGGACCGCCTGA
- a CDS encoding aldo/keto reductase: protein MRTTTLGRDGPVVGRLGLGAMGLSYRYAPALRDRSKAVSLVQEAMDLGVTLVETAGAYAAGDNERLVGEAIRGHRDEVVLCTGGGLLGDADGALRPAGGPQALRSAVDESLRRLHVDHIDLYLLRRVDPGVPLEESWGALAEQVWAGKIRMLGLPVVTVQEARAAEAVHEAAAMAAEVSLFTRCGLDDVVPYAVERRIALLAGAPLGRGLLTGVLSRPDDLAPDDWRRTQPRFAPRAIRHNFALAQAVAHVAARHGVTSAQVALAWLLRLGEHVVPLPGTSAPDHLVENLGSDRVRLTDQDLTDLEFLPYPSGAPEA from the coding sequence ATGCGGACCACAACACTGGGCAGGGACGGGCCGGTCGTCGGCAGGCTGGGGCTGGGGGCGATGGGCCTCTCGTACCGCTACGCCCCTGCCCTGAGGGACAGGAGCAAGGCCGTATCGCTGGTCCAGGAAGCGATGGACCTCGGGGTCACCCTCGTCGAGACGGCAGGCGCCTACGCGGCCGGGGACAACGAGCGGCTGGTCGGTGAGGCCATCCGCGGGCACCGGGACGAGGTGGTGCTGTGCACCGGCGGCGGCCTGCTCGGTGACGCGGACGGTGCGCTGCGGCCCGCGGGCGGTCCGCAGGCGCTACGGTCCGCGGTCGACGAGAGCCTGCGTCGGCTGCACGTGGACCACATCGACCTCTATCTGCTGCGCCGCGTCGATCCCGGCGTACCGCTGGAGGAGAGCTGGGGAGCGCTGGCCGAGCAGGTCTGGGCGGGAAAGATCCGCATGCTGGGACTGCCCGTCGTCACGGTGCAGGAGGCCCGCGCCGCCGAAGCCGTGCACGAGGCGGCGGCGATGGCCGCCGAGGTGTCGCTGTTCACGCGCTGCGGTCTCGACGACGTCGTGCCGTACGCGGTGGAGCGCCGGATCGCGCTGCTGGCCGGCGCGCCGCTCGGGCGTGGCCTGCTGACCGGGGTGCTGTCCCGGCCGGACGATCTGGCCCCGGACGACTGGCGCCGCACCCAGCCCCGCTTCGCCCCGCGCGCCATCCGCCACAACTTCGCGCTCGCGCAGGCCGTCGCCCATGTGGCCGCCCGGCACGGGGTCACTTCCGCGCAGGTGGCCCTGGCGTGGCTGCTCCGGCTCGGCGAGCACGTGGTACCGCTGCCCGGCACGAGTGCGCCGGACCACCTCGTGGAAAACCTCGGCAGCGACCGGGTGCGCCTGACCGACCAGGACCTGACCGACCTGGAGTTCCTTCCCTACCCGTCGGGAGCCCCTGAGGCCTGA